The proteins below come from a single Serinus canaria isolate serCan28SL12 chromosome 6, serCan2020, whole genome shotgun sequence genomic window:
- the LOC127059777 gene encoding translation initiation factor IF-2-like — protein sequence MAPAAAGSPRRSGHSARAPRSRSGAGGGTASTRHQSPPCPHLLPGHSQPRGSPAPVPVPVPGQVRPCGSAGAARGAQPGRAGRTVLLRLAALCRGSGRAETPARPPCPGPAHLGVPLQAPRGRGICGAGGPAAPRPSPRIPLGTSARGALTSAHLSSPHRRGRPAPQEPRRSPPRRAAPARRHPPPPPRLPAQSRPRETPTAAPAPDPRRQPGAPLPREPLPPRPRGPAALAEQKPSRSGCGQRRGGATRWTGFPLVTVP from the coding sequence ATGGCCCCGGCAGCCGCGGGCAGCCCCCGCCGCTCGGGGCACTCTGCCCGGGCCCCTCGCAGCCGCTCCGGAGCGGGCGGCGGCACGGCCAGCACTAGGCACCAGTCACCTCCGTGCCCTCACCTGCTCCCCGGACACTCCCAGCCCCggggcagccctgcccctgtccctgtgcctgtccccgGGCAGGTCCGGCCGTGCGGCAGCGCCGGGGCGGCTCGGGGAGCGCAGCCCGGCCGGGCGGGACGGACGGTGCTGCTCCGCCTCGCCGCGCTCTGCAGGGGCAGCGGCCGCGCCGAGACCCCCGCCCGGCCcccctgccccggccccgctcaccTGGGGGTCCCGCTGCAGGCTCCCCGCGGACGGGGGATCTGCGGCGCCGGGGGTCCCGCCGCGCCCCGTCCCTCTCCCAGGATCCCGCTAGGGACAAGTGCCCGCGGAGCCCTCACCTCAGCTCACCTCAGCTCACCCCACCGCAGGGGCCGCCCGGCCCCCCAAGAGCCGCGCCGCAGccccccgcgccgcgccgccccAGCACGCCGGCACCCTCCTCCCCCGCCGCGGCTCCCCGCCCAGAGCAGACCCCGGGAAACGCCTACCGCAGCTCCTGCCCCCGACCCCCGCCGCCAGCCAGGCGCCCCCCTCCCCCGGGAGCCGCTGCCACCCCGCCCGCGGGGGCCCGCAGCCCTCGCCGAGCAGAAGCCATCCCGCAGCGGCTGCGGACAGCGGCGCGGGGGAGCCACAAGGTGGACGGGATTCCCCCTTGTAACGGTACCATGA